Proteins co-encoded in one Leptolyngbya sp. CCY15150 genomic window:
- a CDS encoding methyltransferase domain-containing protein, protein MAELILPELYDPEFFEALREGSRQSAQVIVPLILQWIQPTSVVDVGCGDGSWLSVFQSEGVNDILGLDGDYVQSDTLQIPQDCFVASDLSQPIQLERRFDLALSLEVAEHLSEESADRFVESLVQLSDVILFSAAIPHQGGTHHVNEQWPDYWIQRFQSHNYLVLDILRDRLWEDPAVQPWYAQNSFIFVKGDRLSAYPHLEAIAPAHPKAIVHPTIYLQKCIDSSPPPADEPPEPWASPILQLLDVTLDPAELHCGDRVTITIHYQLKASLESALFTISLSDASGHIYLDTEIIINPLPTDITVPHTLDLHIERLDLAQGTYFINPGIFSPDWEATYAFQWHQYPLEIQSSPSQKGLLHPPLHWSSDQPLPMDSL, encoded by the coding sequence ATGGCTGAACTTATACTCCCAGAACTCTATGACCCCGAGTTTTTTGAAGCCCTACGAGAGGGTTCACGCCAGTCTGCCCAGGTTATCGTACCTTTAATCTTGCAGTGGATCCAGCCTACGAGTGTAGTTGATGTGGGGTGTGGGGATGGATCCTGGCTGTCGGTATTTCAGTCTGAGGGAGTGAACGATATCTTGGGACTGGATGGCGACTATGTTCAGTCAGATACGTTACAAATTCCCCAAGACTGCTTTGTCGCCTCCGATTTAAGCCAGCCTATTCAGCTTGAACGCAGGTTTGACCTGGCTCTGTCCCTAGAAGTGGCTGAGCATTTGTCCGAGGAGAGCGCCGATCGCTTTGTGGAATCCCTGGTTCAACTCAGTGATGTGATTCTATTTTCAGCAGCCATTCCCCACCAGGGCGGCACCCACCATGTCAACGAGCAATGGCCAGACTATTGGATTCAGCGCTTTCAGTCCCATAATTATCTGGTTTTAGATATTCTGCGCGATCGCCTTTGGGAGGATCCGGCCGTGCAGCCTTGGTACGCCCAAAATAGTTTCATATTTGTCAAAGGCGATCGCCTTTCTGCCTATCCTCACCTAGAAGCGATCGCCCCAGCCCATCCAAAAGCGATCGTCCATCCAACTATCTATCTACAAAAATGTATCGACTCATCGCCTCCACCCGCAGACGAGCCCCCTGAACCATGGGCATCTCCTATTCTTCAGCTTCTGGATGTGACCTTGGATCCTGCGGAACTCCATTGTGGCGATCGCGTGACGATTACCATTCACTATCAACTGAAAGCGTCCCTAGAGTCTGCTCTGTTTACCATCAGTCTCAGTGATGCATCAGGTCACATTTATCTAGATACAGAAATCATCATCAACCCATTGCCGACAGATATCACCGTTCCGCATACCCTGGATTTACATATTGAGCGACTAGATCTAGCGCAAGGGACTTACTTTATTAATCCCGGCATTTTTTCGCCAGACTGGGAAGCAACCTATGCCTTTCAGTGGCATCAGTATCCCTTAGAGATT
- a CDS encoding ABC transporter ATP-binding protein gives MGDAILVENLGKDFSRYHTEKPVTFMEAALSGLRRIKPVEKFWALRGVSFEVAAGEMIGVIGHNGAGKSTLLQILGQVAYPTEGRVKMRGRIGALLDLGAGFHGDLTGRENVFVTAIVAGLPRREVARRFDRIVDFAELEGFIDNPVRTYSTGMMMRLAFSVAVHTDPDILLVDEFLSVGDLSFQSKCLNRIADMKDQGCAIVLVSHDVGQVERLCDRALWLKHGTVVAYGEPSVVAGQYTMEMRSQTQQRTPQRPVQLTAAGTELRVNENRFGSLEAEITAVRLLPQATLESGAALCVEVDYETRQPVDSAIVSVTISQDSGETCLDVNTLDTGIPCVRLQEQGTIRLNLDRLDLRGGNYFVDVGLYKQDWSYAYDYHWHVYPLTVNTTLPSKGILRPPLRWEVVGDGVRSLTP, from the coding sequence ATGGGCGACGCTATTCTAGTAGAGAATTTGGGGAAAGACTTTAGTCGCTACCATACCGAGAAGCCCGTGACCTTTATGGAAGCGGCCTTGTCGGGGCTACGACGCATTAAGCCTGTGGAAAAGTTCTGGGCTTTGCGCGGCGTGTCGTTTGAGGTGGCGGCGGGAGAAATGATCGGGGTGATTGGCCACAACGGCGCTGGAAAATCAACCCTGTTGCAAATCTTAGGTCAGGTTGCCTATCCCACCGAGGGACGGGTCAAAATGCGAGGGCGCATTGGAGCGCTCCTAGATTTGGGGGCTGGCTTCCATGGTGACCTCACAGGGCGAGAAAATGTGTTTGTGACCGCGATTGTAGCTGGCCTACCCCGCCGCGAGGTGGCTCGACGATTTGATCGTATCGTAGACTTTGCCGAACTAGAAGGATTTATCGATAATCCTGTGCGCACCTACAGCACTGGGATGATGATGCGCCTAGCCTTCTCCGTTGCTGTGCATACCGATCCAGATATTTTACTCGTGGATGAGTTTTTATCTGTGGGAGATCTATCATTTCAGTCGAAATGCCTGAATCGGATTGCTGATATGAAAGATCAGGGCTGCGCTATCGTGCTGGTATCCCATGACGTAGGGCAGGTAGAGCGGCTGTGCGATCGCGCCCTGTGGCTCAAGCATGGCACCGTGGTGGCCTACGGTGAACCGTCGGTGGTAGCGGGGCAATATACGATGGAGATGCGATCGCAAACCCAGCAGCGCACCCCCCAGCGTCCGGTACAGCTAACGGCGGCGGGGACAGAGTTACGGGTCAATGAAAATCGCTTTGGTTCCCTAGAAGCGGAGATCACAGCGGTGCGCTTGCTACCCCAAGCCACCCTGGAATCTGGCGCAGCCCTCTGTGTTGAGGTAGACTATGAAACCCGTCAACCCGTGGATAGCGCTATTGTTAGCGTCACGATCAGTCAAGACAGTGGCGAAACCTGTTTAGACGTCAACACCCTAGATACAGGCATTCCCTGCGTGCGGCTGCAGGAACAGGGAACAATTCGGCTGAACCTCGATCGCCTGGATCTACGAGGCGGCAACTATTTTGTAGATGTGGGGCTGTATAAGCAAGACTGGAGCTATGCCTATGACTACCACTGGCATGTTTACCCGCTGACGGTGAATACGACCCTTCCCTCTAAGGGCATCTTACGCCCCCCTCTACGCTGGGAGGTTGTGGGAGATGGGGTGCGATCGCTTACTCCTTAA
- a CDS encoding ABC transporter permease — MIGKPRLSRRALSPRHLSYLWDLLRSLVDRDMKLMYKRSALGIAWTLISPLLQLLVFIFVFQVIIKMDIPQYSSYVFTGLLVWNWFQNSLFQATGIIISSRPLIRQPGFPNAILPIVVVTTGLIHFILALPVLVVFLLIDGVQLTPVVLALPLLQIIQFALTVTFSYFLASLNVTFRDTQHTLGVLLQFLFYLTPIFYELGSIPDRYWFIYGLNPMVHIVTCYRQILIWGTQPDWLALAIIAGAIAVLMPIGYKLFKHQSLRFVEEI, encoded by the coding sequence ATGATAGGAAAGCCTAGGCTATCACGACGGGCTCTGTCGCCCCGCCATCTGAGTTATCTATGGGATCTGCTGCGATCGCTTGTGGATCGAGACATGAAGCTCATGTACAAGCGATCGGCCCTAGGTATTGCCTGGACGTTGATTAGCCCACTGCTGCAACTGCTGGTTTTTATCTTTGTCTTTCAGGTAATCATCAAGATGGATATTCCCCAATATTCATCCTATGTTTTTACGGGACTCTTGGTGTGGAACTGGTTTCAGAACTCTCTCTTTCAAGCCACGGGCATTATTATCAGCAGTCGTCCTCTGATTCGTCAGCCTGGCTTCCCCAACGCCATTTTGCCGATAGTGGTGGTGACAACCGGGCTCATTCACTTTATATTGGCACTGCCAGTGCTGGTTGTCTTTCTGTTGATTGACGGCGTGCAGCTAACCCCCGTTGTGCTGGCCCTACCGTTGCTGCAAATCATTCAGTTTGCCCTCACCGTCACATTCTCCTACTTCCTCGCATCCCTCAACGTCACCTTTCGCGATACTCAGCACACCCTCGGCGTTTTACTACAGTTTCTGTTTTACCTAACGCCCATCTTCTATGAACTAGGCAGCATCCCCGATCGCTACTGGTTTATCTATGGTCTCAACCCCATGGTGCATATCGTTACCTGCTATCGACAAATTCTGATCTGGGGCACTCAGCCAGATTGGCTAGCCTTAGCGATTATCGCCGGGGCGATCGCTGTGTTGATGCCCATTGGCTATAAGCTCTTCAAACATCAGAGCCTACGGTTTGTGGAGGAGATTTAA
- a CDS encoding glycosyltransferase — protein MLFPIKVVDIELSQPIPTFEGLENYMGLQGLVRLHGVPLGYVKAPISLGCCTAATLGKLILEQHSWAIICQLLKNGLAAPQRPEDLNLEALVNLPPVEVVDDWPMVTVAVCTRDRPDDMKRCLEAIVQLDYPNLEILVVDNAPATEGTKDLVDAHYPQVRYVREPRPGLDWARNRAILEAKGEIIAYTDDDVVVDRGWVKAIARTFSENPRIMAVTGLVVPYELETEAQVLFEDYGGFGRGFEQIWYQVAPGQPMPWQWLGAGQFGTGANMAYRRSIFETIGYFDPALDVGTPTNGGGDLEMFIRIIKSEHILVYEPRAMIRHRHRREYAQLKRQISFNGSLYALWLSLAIAYPDLWISCLKIGVWWMLYWNVRRTIVSSLHRTQFPKDLVLAEFRGAFAGFSSYQKATQRVAAIVQEHGWQTEEALPIRYRPTTSSQPPANDSGAIAIRQVELSQPLAALKDLETYSKVRIFISRDNSPLGHLDYENEFNNVSVLTLSKLIANQFGSKLLDLDACTVSDLVWPQAVKAIAQGYGLAERDEPVKLPDDVSVSVVVATFDRPDDLRNCLQHLQAQQTNRSVEIVVVDNHPDSGLTAPVVQDFPGVVLVQESRQGLAYGRNAGFVASSGDILIATDDDVTVPPDWIERLIPPFARPDVMIVNGNVLPIELEDASQQAFENYGGLGRGFEPFEVDGSWYDLFPHKPSPTWSLGATANAAFRASIFHHPDIGLMDEALGPGMPSGVGEDTYVFYKVLKAGYTIVYNPKAFVWHKHRKTRQALERQLYGYSKGHVSYNLTTWLRDGDWRGLAQVLLGLPYAHYYRIKEYLLKRSDYPLSLIWLEIRGNLAGPWSLWKSHQRVKREGHSAPFIPVQERSLSSHGLSQASASTVPASSNVS, from the coding sequence ATGCTGTTTCCCATCAAAGTTGTTGATATCGAACTCAGCCAGCCCATCCCCACCTTCGAGGGACTGGAAAACTATATGGGTTTGCAGGGGCTCGTCCGCCTGCATGGCGTACCGCTTGGCTATGTCAAAGCACCCATTTCCCTAGGATGCTGCACGGCGGCCACCCTCGGTAAACTGATCCTAGAGCAACACAGTTGGGCGATTATCTGCCAATTGCTCAAGAACGGGTTAGCAGCTCCCCAGCGGCCAGAGGATCTCAACCTTGAAGCGTTGGTAAACCTACCGCCAGTGGAGGTGGTGGACGACTGGCCGATGGTGACCGTAGCGGTCTGTACCCGCGATCGCCCTGATGATATGAAGCGTTGTTTGGAAGCTATTGTCCAGCTCGACTATCCCAACCTAGAGATTCTCGTGGTCGATAATGCCCCGGCCACCGAAGGCACGAAAGATCTCGTAGACGCCCACTATCCCCAAGTGCGCTATGTGCGTGAACCACGACCCGGACTAGACTGGGCCCGCAATCGCGCCATTTTGGAAGCCAAGGGAGAGATCATTGCTTACACAGATGATGATGTGGTGGTCGATCGAGGCTGGGTGAAGGCGATCGCCCGCACATTTTCCGAAAATCCCAGGATTATGGCCGTCACAGGGCTAGTAGTACCCTATGAGCTAGAAACAGAAGCTCAAGTCTTATTTGAAGACTATGGCGGTTTTGGACGCGGCTTCGAACAGATATGGTATCAAGTCGCCCCTGGTCAGCCCATGCCTTGGCAGTGGCTGGGAGCTGGTCAGTTTGGCACCGGAGCCAACATGGCCTATCGACGATCGATCTTTGAAACAATTGGCTATTTTGATCCAGCCCTCGATGTAGGAACGCCCACCAATGGCGGCGGCGACCTAGAGATGTTTATTCGGATCATTAAATCTGAACATATTCTGGTGTATGAACCGCGAGCGATGATTCGCCATCGCCATCGCCGCGAGTATGCTCAGCTAAAACGGCAAATTTCCTTTAACGGCAGTCTCTATGCCCTCTGGCTTAGCTTAGCGATCGCCTATCCTGATCTATGGATATCCTGCCTAAAAATTGGCGTTTGGTGGATGCTGTATTGGAATGTGCGGCGCACCATCGTCTCATCTCTACACAGAACTCAATTCCCAAAAGATCTAGTCTTAGCAGAATTCCGAGGAGCTTTTGCCGGCTTTTCGTCCTATCAAAAGGCAACTCAGCGGGTAGCTGCCATTGTGCAGGAACATGGATGGCAAACAGAAGAAGCCTTGCCCATTCGCTACCGACCGACAACCTCCTCTCAGCCCCCTGCCAATGACTCAGGGGCGATCGCTATCCGCCAAGTAGAACTGAGTCAGCCTTTAGCTGCCTTGAAGGATCTAGAAACCTATTCTAAGGTTCGGATCTTCATAAGCAGGGACAATAGCCCTTTAGGTCACCTTGACTACGAGAATGAATTTAATAACGTATCTGTTCTTACCCTAAGCAAATTAATTGCTAATCAGTTTGGTAGCAAGTTGCTAGATTTAGATGCTTGCACCGTCAGCGATTTAGTATGGCCACAAGCCGTGAAAGCGATCGCTCAAGGCTATGGGTTAGCAGAGCGAGATGAACCGGTTAAGCTACCTGATGACGTGTCCGTGTCGGTTGTAGTAGCCACCTTCGATCGCCCCGATGACCTACGCAACTGTCTTCAGCATTTACAAGCCCAGCAAACTAACCGTTCAGTAGAAATTGTGGTGGTGGACAATCATCCAGACTCTGGACTAACGGCTCCAGTCGTGCAAGACTTTCCGGGCGTGGTGCTGGTGCAGGAATCCCGCCAAGGTTTGGCCTACGGGCGCAATGCTGGGTTTGTCGCCAGTAGTGGCGACATCTTAATTGCCACAGATGATGATGTAACCGTCCCGCCAGACTGGATTGAACGTCTCATTCCTCCCTTTGCCCGTCCAGATGTGATGATTGTCAATGGCAATGTCTTACCCATTGAGTTAGAAGATGCTTCCCAGCAAGCCTTTGAAAACTATGGCGGTCTAGGTCGTGGATTTGAACCGTTTGAAGTGGACGGTTCTTGGTACGACCTGTTTCCCCATAAGCCGTCTCCCACATGGTCTTTGGGAGCAACGGCTAATGCAGCCTTCCGCGCCAGTATTTTTCATCATCCTGACATTGGCTTGATGGATGAAGCATTAGGGCCAGGAATGCCATCAGGCGTTGGCGAAGATACTTACGTCTTCTATAAAGTCTTAAAGGCAGGCTATACCATTGTGTATAATCCCAAAGCCTTTGTTTGGCATAAGCATCGCAAAACTCGCCAAGCTCTAGAACGTCAGCTCTATGGCTACAGCAAAGGGCATGTCTCCTACAACCTAACCACTTGGCTGCGGGATGGAGACTGGCGAGGCTTAGCCCAGGTGCTGCTAGGACTGCCCTACGCCCATTATTACCGGATTAAGGAATATCTTCTGAAGCGTAGTGACTATCCCCTTTCGCTGATTTGGCTAGAAATACGTGGTAACTTAGCTGGCCCTTGGTCGCTTTGGAAATCTCATCAGCGCGTGAAGCGGGAAGGGCATAGCGCTCCTTTCATCCCTGTTCAGGAGCGATCGCTCTCCAGTCATGGGCTATCCCAAGCTTCTGCATCGACTGTTCCTGCCTCTAGTAACGTATCCTAG
- a CDS encoding glycosyltransferase family A protein translates to MPPDPLISVIIPAYNAADVLPQTLTSVLAQTYPQMEVMIVDDGSTDDTVAIAQAVANGDPRVRILQQANGGVAAARNAAIAQAQGEFIAPIDADDLWHPQTLAKLLAALVAHGETAGVAYAWSVDIDQYSQPTGQFRAATVAGPVLATLICHNFIGNASATLIRRRYLDLIGGYDPHLRAQQAQGCEDWDLYLRLADCCEFCVVPAFLVGYRKTVGSMSGDFNQMAKSHQLILQRVQDKHPEISGWLYRLSASSLYVYFAQQSFQYGLPQASLDWIRRAIAIDPLTPLGRLGVYRLALLSWLQHKGLLSPMVCVPPEDLGSDRPRSDLDSILDSIFATAPVQSFRLRFKLLVGTSLHWLLSRI, encoded by the coding sequence ATGCCCCCTGATCCCCTAATTTCCGTGATTATCCCGGCCTACAATGCCGCTGACGTGCTTCCCCAAACCCTCACCTCAGTCTTAGCCCAAACCTATCCCCAGATGGAGGTGATGATTGTAGACGATGGTTCAACGGACGACACGGTGGCGATCGCCCAAGCTGTGGCCAACGGAGATCCCCGCGTAAGGATTCTCCAGCAGGCCAACGGCGGCGTGGCAGCGGCCCGCAATGCAGCGATCGCCCAAGCCCAGGGGGAGTTCATTGCCCCCATTGATGCCGATGATCTGTGGCATCCCCAGACCTTGGCAAAACTCTTAGCCGCGTTGGTGGCCCACGGGGAAACGGCCGGGGTGGCCTATGCCTGGTCGGTCGATATCGATCAATATAGTCAGCCGACGGGGCAATTTCGGGCGGCAACGGTGGCGGGGCCGGTGTTAGCCACCCTGATTTGCCACAATTTTATTGGCAATGCCAGCGCTACTCTCATTCGCCGGCGCTACCTGGATCTCATCGGTGGCTATGACCCGCACCTGCGGGCCCAGCAGGCCCAAGGGTGTGAAGATTGGGATCTGTACCTACGCCTGGCAGACTGCTGCGAGTTTTGCGTGGTACCCGCTTTTTTGGTGGGTTATCGTAAGACGGTGGGCAGTATGTCGGGAGATTTCAACCAAATGGCGAAGTCTCACCAGCTCATTCTCCAACGAGTGCAAGACAAGCATCCTGAGATATCCGGCTGGTTGTACCGCCTGTCTGCCAGCAGCCTCTATGTTTACTTTGCGCAACAAAGTTTTCAGTATGGGCTACCTCAGGCTAGCTTGGACTGGATTCGGCGGGCGATCGCCATCGATCCCCTCACACCCCTAGGTCGTTTGGGCGTTTATCGGCTGGCCCTCCTCAGTTGGCTCCAGCACAAGGGCTTGCTGTCGCCCATGGTCTGTGTGCCACCGGAAGATCTAGGGAGCGATCGCCCTAGATCAGATCTAGATTCGATTCTAGATTCCATCTTTGCTACAGCTCCGGTTCAGAGTTTTCGTCTGCGCTTCAAATTGTTGGTTGGCACTAGTTTGCACTGGTTATTATCTCGCATCTAA
- a CDS encoding NAD(P)/FAD-dependent oxidoreductase: protein MSLNPVVVVGAGPAGLTAAYELSKHQRPAVVLESGDRVGGISRTETYKDYRFDIGGHRFYTKVTEVEDLWQEVLSDEMITVPRLSRIYYDGKFFNYPLDPFDVVKKLGIGRSLSIVASYLKARLSPLPEEESLEDWVINRFGEKLYYTFFKTYTEKVWGISCQQIRADWAAQRIRGLSLKKAITDALFGKSDAKTLIKTFQYPRLGPGMMWERFQTLLEKQGSPVHLNTRVVQIDREGQRIQRVIAEQNGETQIYEGDQFISSMPVTKLLQCLNPPPPPEVLTAAKSLKYRDFLIVALVIDAPSLFPDNWLYIHSPEFQVGRIQNFKNWSPDMVPDASKTCLGMEYFCSQGDSVWESSEETLIKLATEEVVKLGLVSDPKLVQDGTVIRQLKAYPVYDVEYRQHLQVIQDYVETFDNLYTVGRNGMHRYNNQDHSMLTGLLAARNVLGDRHSLWTVNTERSYYEEFQQSGSGSPDVASVSNQLKFS, encoded by the coding sequence ATGAGTTTGAATCCTGTTGTCGTTGTGGGTGCAGGGCCAGCGGGTTTAACCGCGGCCTATGAGTTATCAAAACACCAACGTCCTGCTGTGGTGCTTGAAAGTGGCGATCGCGTTGGGGGAATCTCGCGCACTGAAACCTATAAGGACTATCGTTTTGACATCGGCGGTCACCGTTTCTACACCAAGGTGACCGAGGTTGAGGATCTTTGGCAGGAGGTGCTCAGCGACGAGATGATCACCGTGCCACGGCTATCGCGCATCTACTATGACGGCAAGTTTTTTAACTACCCCCTTGATCCCTTCGATGTGGTCAAAAAACTAGGGATTGGCCGTAGTTTATCGATTGTCGCCAGCTACTTAAAAGCGAGACTTTCTCCCTTACCCGAAGAAGAAAGTCTCGAAGATTGGGTGATTAATCGCTTTGGCGAGAAGCTGTACTATACCTTCTTCAAGACCTATACCGAAAAAGTGTGGGGGATTTCCTGTCAGCAAATCCGCGCCGACTGGGCGGCTCAACGTATTCGCGGTCTATCGCTGAAGAAAGCCATCACCGATGCCCTGTTTGGCAAAAGTGACGCCAAGACCTTGATTAAAACCTTCCAATATCCTCGCCTAGGGCCAGGCATGATGTGGGAGCGGTTTCAAACCCTGCTAGAAAAGCAAGGCAGTCCGGTGCATCTCAACACCCGCGTCGTGCAGATCGATCGGGAAGGGCAGCGCATTCAGCGGGTTATCGCTGAGCAGAACGGTGAAACCCAGATCTATGAAGGGGATCAATTTATCTCCAGTATGCCCGTGACCAAGCTGCTGCAATGCCTGAATCCGCCGCCGCCGCCAGAAGTATTGACGGCTGCCAAATCTCTGAAGTACCGAGATTTTCTGATCGTAGCCTTGGTGATCGACGCGCCCTCCTTGTTTCCCGACAACTGGCTCTATATCCACAGCCCCGAATTTCAGGTGGGACGCATCCAAAACTTCAAAAACTGGAGCCCGGACATGGTGCCGGATGCCAGTAAAACCTGTCTGGGGATGGAATATTTTTGTAGCCAGGGCGACTCGGTTTGGGAATCCTCGGAAGAGACCCTGATCAAACTAGCCACGGAAGAGGTGGTGAAGCTGGGTTTGGTGAGCGATCCTAAGCTGGTGCAAGATGGTACGGTGATTCGACAGCTCAAGGCCTATCCGGTCTACGACGTGGAGTACCGGCAGCACCTCCAGGTGATCCAAGATTATGTCGAAACCTTCGACAATCTATACACCGTCGGACGTAATGGCATGCACCGGTACAACAATCAGGATCATTCCATGCTCACGGGGCTGCTCGCTGCTCGTAATGTGTTAGGCGATCGCCATTCCCTATGGACGGTGAACACCGAACGCTCCTACTACGAAGAGTTTCAGCAGTCGGGATCAGGATCTCCAGACGTTGCATCGGTCTCCAACCAGCTTAAATTTAGCTGA
- the galE gene encoding UDP-glucose 4-epimerase GalE: MQPQKPTVLVTGGAGYIGSHAVDQLKQAGYHVVVLDNLVYGHRDLVETVLNVDLIVGDISDRALLDQVFQDYSVAAVIHFAAYAYVGESATNPAKYYRNNVSGTLTLLEAMVAAGVKRLVFSSTCATYGVPQEIPIPENHPQAPINAYGQTKLMVETILKDFDSAYGLKSICFRYFNAAGADPQGRLGEDHNPETHLIPLALMTALGRRESLSIFGTDYPTDDGTCIRDYIHVCDLADAHILGLEHLLKGGDSDIFNLGNGGGFSVRQVIEATERVTGRPVPAVECDRRPGDPPALVGSGQKAAAVLGWDPKYPDLDDMIRHAWQWHQVRHGSLSSVS; the protein is encoded by the coding sequence ATGCAGCCACAAAAACCAACTGTTTTGGTCACCGGAGGAGCCGGCTACATCGGCTCCCATGCTGTTGACCAATTAAAGCAAGCTGGCTACCACGTTGTGGTCTTAGATAATCTAGTCTACGGCCATCGAGATCTGGTTGAAACTGTTTTAAACGTCGATTTAATTGTGGGCGATATTAGCGATCGCGCCCTCTTAGATCAAGTGTTTCAAGACTACTCCGTTGCCGCCGTCATTCACTTCGCTGCCTACGCCTACGTAGGTGAATCGGCCACCAATCCGGCAAAATACTACCGCAATAACGTCAGCGGTACCTTGACGTTGCTAGAAGCCATGGTGGCAGCGGGGGTCAAGCGCCTGGTCTTTTCGTCTACCTGCGCCACCTACGGTGTACCCCAGGAAATCCCCATTCCGGAAAACCATCCCCAGGCACCGATCAATGCCTACGGGCAAACCAAGTTGATGGTGGAAACAATCCTCAAGGATTTTGATAGCGCCTATGGCCTCAAATCCATTTGCTTCCGCTACTTCAACGCCGCCGGTGCCGATCCCCAAGGGCGGTTGGGGGAAGATCACAATCCCGAAACCCATCTGATTCCCCTGGCCTTGATGACCGCCCTAGGACGACGAGAATCCCTATCGATCTTTGGCACGGATTACCCCACAGATGATGGCACCTGCATCCGGGATTACATCCATGTTTGTGACCTAGCCGATGCCCACATTTTGGGGTTAGAACACCTGCTCAAGGGGGGAGATAGCGATATCTTTAACTTGGGCAATGGCGGTGGATTCTCGGTGCGTCAGGTGATTGAAGCCACAGAACGGGTGACGGGGCGTCCAGTGCCAGCAGTGGAGTGCGATCGCCGACCCGGTGATCCGCCGGCCCTCGTGGGCAGTGGTCAAAAGGCCGCCGCCGTTCTGGGTTGGGATCCCAAATACCCCGACCTCGATGACATGATTCGCCATGCTTGGCAGTGGCACCAAGTTCGCCATGGCTCCTTGTCGTCGGTGTCATAG
- a CDS encoding glycosyltransferase family 2 protein, whose translation MVGSIENTCDNNPSVSQHESEGTPQTPRSYNLSVVIPVFNGGEAFRECVERLNNTYPRPYEVIVVVDGVSDDSWQVAKDGGMKVIQLPVQRGPAVARNVGAKYASGDIIVFIDADVGIEPDFFAQIQAQFQTSPTMTALIGSYDDKPGKGNFLSQYRNLFHHYVHQSSKENTFTFWGACSAIFRDAFLSVDGFDETYFKPCIEDIELGYRLKKKGYSIRLCKEIQVKHLKHWGMTSMLKTDFFQRALPWTQLLMQEGQISNDLNLSLSSRLSVVCLYGGLASLVLVAWNPLWFGLSLFCATMLILLNLSVYRFFRLKRGTWFTLKVVPVHWLYYGYSGLAFCIGLLDHWLSTYLKVTGLQPLRSSSQPKTEASSTYKIRQS comes from the coding sequence ATGGTTGGCTCAATTGAAAACACCTGTGACAACAATCCTTCAGTTTCTCAACATGAGTCTGAGGGAACGCCCCAGACGCCCAGATCCTACAATCTGTCTGTGGTTATTCCAGTTTTCAATGGTGGTGAAGCCTTTCGTGAATGTGTAGAACGCCTGAACAACACCTACCCACGTCCTTATGAAGTCATCGTCGTTGTCGATGGCGTCTCCGATGATTCTTGGCAAGTGGCAAAAGATGGTGGCATGAAGGTCATCCAGCTACCGGTGCAGCGAGGCCCCGCCGTCGCTCGCAACGTTGGCGCTAAGTATGCGTCCGGCGATATCATCGTGTTCATTGATGCAGATGTCGGCATCGAGCCAGACTTTTTCGCTCAGATCCAGGCACAATTCCAGACCTCACCCACCATGACGGCTCTGATTGGTTCCTACGACGATAAGCCTGGTAAGGGCAATTTCCTATCCCAGTATCGCAACCTTTTTCACCACTACGTTCACCAAAGCTCTAAGGAAAATACCTTCACATTTTGGGGAGCCTGCAGTGCCATCTTCCGAGATGCATTTCTCTCCGTTGATGGATTTGATGAAACCTACTTCAAGCCCTGTATCGAAGATATTGAGCTAGGCTATCGACTCAAGAAAAAAGGGTATAGCATCCGCCTCTGCAAGGAGATTCAGGTGAAACACCTGAAGCATTGGGGCATGACGTCGATGCTGAAGACAGACTTTTTCCAACGAGCCCTACCCTGGACACAACTGCTGATGCAGGAAGGGCAAATTAGCAACGATCTCAACCTCAGCCTATCCAGCCGTCTGAGCGTCGTTTGCCTTTATGGTGGTTTGGCAAGCTTGGTGCTGGTGGCATGGAATCCCCTCTGGTTTGGACTATCCCTGTTCTGCGCCACGATGCTGATCCTGCTGAATCTATCGGTCTATCGCTTCTTTCGGCTGAAGCGAGGCACGTGGTTTACCCTGAAAGTGGTTCCAGTTCACTGGCTCTACTACGGGTATAGCGGTCTCGCCTTCTGTATTGGGCTTTTAGATCATTGGCTCAGTACCTATCTGAAGGTGACTGGACTACAACCACTACGCTCCTCCTCCCAGCCGAAAACGGAAGCATCATCTACCTATAAAATCCGCCAAAGCTGA